One segment of Nostoc flagelliforme CCNUN1 DNA contains the following:
- a CDS encoding WD40 repeat domain-containing protein — MEIKSEYSLRRFRRRHHNFALVNVCAWEYQVWSDLLLIYLVFLNMQDLISVRTLKGHSNKVMSVVFSPDGQTLASGSDDKTIKIWHLTNQESRTLKGHGESSWSGGVNSVAFSPNGKILASASDDKTIKLWEVLTGNEICTFTGHEEKVYSVAFSADGKTLASGSKDKTIQLWSIETGKKINTLKGHSDDVLSVAFSPDGKTLASGSNDKTIKIWHLAKQKVLTITGHSDWFGGVKSVAFSPNGKTLASGSLDKTIKLWHVESGEELCTLTGHSDHVCSVAFSPNGKIIASSSKDKTIKLWQVDIGNELCTFSANEDVVYSIAFSPDGKTLASGSKDKTITLFPVNKAVILL; from the coding sequence TTGGAGATAAAAAGCGAATATAGTTTAAGACGCTTCAGACGGCGACATCATAACTTTGCGTTAGTTAATGTTTGTGCTTGGGAATACCAAGTGTGGTCAGATTTGCTGCTGATTTATTTAGTATTCTTAAATATGCAAGATTTAATTTCTGTACGCACTCTCAAAGGTCATTCAAATAAGGTAATGTCTGTCGTCTTCAGTCCTGATGGCCAGACTTTAGCTAGTGGTAGCGATGACAAAACCATAAAAATTTGGCATTTAACTAACCAGGAATCACGCACCCTCAAGGGACATGGAGAGTCTTCTTGGTCTGGAGGGGTAAATTCTGTTGCTTTTAGCCCTAATGGTAAGATTCTAGCCAGTGCTAGTGATGACAAAACTATTAAATTGTGGGAAGTTCTAACAGGGAATGAAATCTGTACCTTCACAGGACATGAAGAAAAGGTTTACTCTGTTGCCTTTAGCGCGGATGGAAAAACTTTAGCTAGTGGCAGTAAAGACAAGACGATCCAACTTTGGTCAATAGAGACAGGAAAGAAAATAAACACACTCAAAGGGCATTCAGATGACGTTTTATCCGTTGCTTTCAGCCCAGATGGAAAAACTTTAGCCAGTGGCAGTAATGACAAAACCATCAAGATTTGGCATTTGGCTAAACAGAAAGTCTTAACTATCACGGGGCATTCCGATTGGTTTGGAGGGGTAAAATCTGTAGCTTTCAGCCCAAATGGCAAGACTTTAGCAAGCGGTAGTTTGGACAAGACAATTAAGTTATGGCATGTCGAAAGTGGTGAAGAACTCTGCACACTAACTGGGCATTCTGATCATGTTTGTTCTGTTGCTTTTAGCCCCAATGGCAAAATTATAGCTAGCAGCAGTAAAGACAAAACCATCAAGCTATGGCAAGTGGATATAGGCAATGAACTCTGTACTTTTTCAGCAAATGAAGATGTAGTTTATTCTATTGCCTTTAGCCCAGATGGTAAGACACTGGCTAGTGGTAGTAAGGATAAAACTATTACCCTATTCCCCGTTAATAAGGCTGTCATTCTTTTATAA
- a CDS encoding metallophosphoesterase, with translation MHWLFTGHLRVDKITVKIAELPASLQGTTLVQLSDFHYDGLRLSEDMLEKAIALTNEAEPDLILLTGDYVTDDPTPIHQLVHRLKHLQSRCGIYAVLGNHDIYYSHSKAEVTEALSSIGVHVLWNEIAYPLGKELPLVGLADYWSREFYPAPVMNQLDSVTPRIVLSHNPDTAKILQQWRVDLQLSGHTHGGHIVIPGIGPVVFYYKKLLKQIPKKLRRWVTFFLGDCSKVVRYWEWAQGFHKVEENQLYVNRGLGTYKPGRLFCPPEVTVITLVSH, from the coding sequence ATGCATTGGTTGTTTACGGGACATTTAAGAGTAGATAAAATCACGGTTAAGATTGCGGAACTTCCAGCATCTTTACAAGGTACAACGCTAGTCCAGTTGTCAGATTTTCACTACGATGGTTTGCGCCTGTCGGAAGATATGTTAGAAAAAGCGATCGCACTTACTAATGAAGCTGAACCAGATTTAATTCTATTAACTGGTGACTATGTAACTGACGATCCGACACCGATTCACCAACTGGTGCATCGACTCAAACATTTGCAAAGTCGCTGTGGTATCTATGCCGTACTTGGTAATCACGATATCTATTACAGCCACTCAAAAGCAGAAGTTACGGAAGCGTTAAGTAGCATTGGGGTGCATGTACTTTGGAATGAAATTGCCTATCCATTAGGAAAAGAATTACCGTTAGTAGGATTAGCTGATTATTGGTCACGGGAATTTTACCCTGCACCAGTCATGAATCAACTAGATTCTGTTACACCGCGCATCGTTTTATCCCATAACCCAGATACAGCAAAGATATTGCAACAATGGCGGGTAGATTTGCAACTATCTGGTCATACCCACGGTGGGCACATCGTAATTCCAGGCATTGGCCCTGTAGTATTTTATTATAAAAAGCTACTCAAACAAATTCCCAAAAAATTACGGCGTTGGGTAACATTTTTCTTAGGAGACTGTTCTAAAGTCGTGCGATATTGGGAGTGGGCGCAAGGGTTTCACAAAGTAGAAGAAAATCAACTATATGTCAATCGGGGCTTAGGAACTTATAAACCAGGACGATTATTTTGTCCACCCGAAGTGACTGTAATTACGTTAGTTAGTCATTAG
- a CDS encoding metallophosphoesterase: MHWLLSGPLSIEKLTVNITGLPASLQGKKLVQLSDFHYDGLRLSEEMLEKAIAFTNEAKPDLILLTGDYVTDDPASIHQLILRLKHLQSRSGIYAVLGNHDIYYSHAKTEVTDALTSIGIHVLWNEIAYPLGKELPLVGLADYWSREFNPVPVMNQLNPDTPRIVLSHNPDTAEILQAWRVDLQLSGHTHGGQIVIPGIGPAMLFYEKLAEKIPKQVQRRFPFLSENVSVVSHWEWAQGLHHLGKNQLYVNRGLGTYLPGRLFCHPEVTIITLQGE; this comes from the coding sequence ATGCATTGGTTGTTATCTGGGCCGTTGAGTATAGAGAAATTGACGGTTAACATTACAGGGTTGCCTGCATCGTTACAAGGTAAGAAGCTGGTGCAGTTGTCAGATTTTCACTACGATGGTTTGCGGCTGTCGGAAGAAATGTTAGAAAAAGCGATCGCATTTACTAACGAAGCTAAACCAGATTTAATTTTATTAACTGGTGACTACGTAACTGACGATCCCGCGTCAATTCACCAACTGATACTTCGACTCAAACATCTGCAAAGTCGCAGTGGTATCTATGCTGTTCTTGGCAATCACGATATCTATTACAGCCACGCAAAAACAGAAGTTACAGATGCCCTTACTAGCATCGGAATTCACGTCCTTTGGAACGAAATTGCCTATCCACTAGGAAAAGAATTACCATTGGTAGGACTTGCTGATTATTGGTCACGGGAATTTAATCCTGTACCAGTCATGAATCAACTAAATCCCGACACACCCCGTATTGTTTTATCCCACAACCCAGATACTGCGGAGATACTGCAAGCATGGCGAGTTGACTTACAATTATCTGGTCATACTCACGGTGGTCAAATCGTGATTCCCGGAATTGGCCCTGCAATGCTTTTTTACGAAAAGCTTGCAGAAAAAATACCTAAACAAGTGCAGCGTCGATTTCCATTTTTGTCAGAAAATGTTTCTGTAGTCAGCCATTGGGAATGGGCACAGGGTTTGCATCATCTGGGAAAAAATCAGCTATATGTCAATCGTGGTTTGGGAACTTACCTCCCAGGACGCTTATTTTGCCACCCAGAAGTTACTATAATCACCCTACAGGGTGAATAA
- a CDS encoding pentapeptide repeat-containing protein yields MKLQLLAAMALATPLFFTSSVRAENPQDLEKLLSTGECMNCNLKGANLSGAHLIGADLRGSKLQGANLVGANLEGADLTGANLAGANLTSAYVTNVNLKQTNLNGVNFTRATIHDSNVYKASMNDLNLTDAEIFNTGIGVGGEDADVPDWD; encoded by the coding sequence ATGAAACTCCAGCTATTAGCGGCCATGGCCTTAGCAACTCCCCTATTTTTCACTAGCTCGGTTAGAGCCGAGAATCCGCAGGACTTAGAAAAGCTGCTTTCAACTGGGGAATGCATGAACTGTAATCTAAAGGGAGCTAACCTCAGTGGCGCTCATTTAATTGGTGCTGACTTGAGAGGCTCAAAGCTTCAAGGAGCCAACCTTGTAGGGGCTAACCTCGAAGGTGCTGACTTAACTGGTGCAAACTTGGCAGGTGCTAACCTAACATCAGCTTATGTAACCAATGTGAATTTGAAGCAAACCAATCTCAACGGGGTAAATTTTACTCGCGCTACAATTCACGATTCTAATGTGTATAAAGCATCAATGAATGATCTTAACCTCACTGATGCCGAAATCTTTAACACTGGAATCGGGGTTGGTGGAGAAGATGCTGACGTTCCCGATTGGGACTAG
- a CDS encoding alpha/beta fold hydrolase produces MSLIETSWKHEYITTNGVKLHYVTQGEGPLMLMLHGFPEFWYSWRHQIPEFAQDFKVVALDLRGYNDSDKPNEESAYVMDEFIKDIEGLIKGLGYQKCVLVGHDWGGAIAWNFAYTSPEMLEQLIILNLPHPAKFAQGLRTPQQLLRSNYVFFFQLPWIPELLLQSSGYQAIETTFKSMAVNKSAFTQANIDAYKNAAAKRGALTAMLNYYRNIFQQRMLNPSWGVLEVPTLMIWGENDPALGKELTYDTAAYVRDFQIKYIPNCGHWVQQEQPELVNQYMREFLRT; encoded by the coding sequence ATGTCTCTAATAGAAACTTCTTGGAAACACGAATATATAACTACCAATGGGGTAAAACTACACTACGTTACCCAAGGGGAAGGCCCATTAATGTTGATGTTGCATGGGTTTCCAGAGTTTTGGTACTCTTGGCGGCATCAAATACCAGAATTTGCCCAAGATTTTAAAGTTGTCGCCCTTGACTTGCGTGGCTACAACGATAGTGATAAACCAAATGAGGAATCAGCTTATGTAATGGATGAGTTTATCAAAGATATTGAGGGGCTAATTAAAGGATTAGGATACCAAAAATGTGTATTAGTTGGGCATGATTGGGGAGGTGCGATCGCTTGGAATTTTGCATACACTTCCCCCGAAATGTTAGAACAATTAATTATTCTTAACCTGCCTCATCCAGCTAAATTTGCCCAAGGCTTACGCACTCCCCAACAGCTACTACGTAGCAACTACGTATTCTTTTTTCAACTACCGTGGATACCAGAATTACTTTTACAATCTTCAGGCTACCAAGCTATTGAAACAACTTTTAAAAGTATGGCAGTTAACAAGAGTGCTTTCACCCAAGCAAATATTGACGCTTATAAAAATGCTGCTGCAAAACGCGGTGCCCTCACAGCAATGTTGAACTACTACCGCAATATTTTTCAACAGAGAATGCTAAATCCAAGTTGGGGCGTTCTGGAAGTGCCAACACTGATGATTTGGGGAGAAAATGACCCTGCACTCGGCAAGGAACTAACCTACGACACCGCAGCCTATGTCAGGGATTTTCAAATCAAGTACATACCCAATTGTGGTCATTGGGTGCAGCAAGAACAACCTGAATTGGTTAATCAGTATATGCGAGAATTTTTGAGGACTTAA
- a CDS encoding DUF1206 domain-containing protein, with protein sequence MTQQLTNHASLWVERLGRFGYVSKGVVYGIVGLLAAQTAFGRGGKTTDTQGALQTIVNQPFGKFLLALVAIGLIGYVIWRFVQAIKDPENKGNDAKGLAVRIGYAVNGLVYASLALSAVKIVMGTGGGKNSSDSTEDSTARLLSQPFGQWLVGTVGVFVIALGFYQFYQAFSGKFRKELNLTELSKTEAQWVMRISRFGLAARGIVFCIIGWFLIEAARQSNAATAEGLDEVLQTLAQQPNGAWLLGIVALGLVAYGIYTIIQARYRRVVNV encoded by the coding sequence ATGACACAACAGTTGACAAACCATGCTTCATTGTGGGTTGAGCGACTGGGACGATTTGGCTATGTTTCCAAGGGAGTAGTTTACGGTATAGTTGGACTACTGGCAGCACAGACAGCTTTTGGTCGGGGTGGTAAAACAACTGATACCCAAGGCGCTCTTCAAACAATCGTCAACCAGCCATTTGGTAAATTCTTGCTGGCTTTAGTTGCAATTGGCTTGATTGGATACGTAATCTGGCGTTTTGTACAGGCAATTAAAGACCCAGAAAATAAAGGTAATGATGCCAAAGGTTTGGCAGTGCGAATTGGTTACGCAGTTAATGGCTTGGTCTATGCAAGTTTAGCTTTAAGTGCTGTGAAAATCGTTATGGGTACAGGCGGTGGTAAAAATAGTAGTGATTCTACTGAAGATTCGACAGCACGTTTGCTTTCTCAACCCTTTGGCCAATGGTTAGTTGGAACTGTGGGGGTGTTTGTAATTGCTCTAGGTTTCTATCAGTTTTATCAAGCTTTTAGTGGCAAATTTCGTAAAGAACTCAATTTAACTGAGTTAAGCAAAACAGAAGCCCAATGGGTAATGAGGATTTCCAGATTTGGTTTAGCGGCACGGGGTATAGTATTTTGTATTATCGGTTGGTTTTTAATTGAAGCTGCAAGGCAATCGAACGCCGCTACCGCCGAAGGTTTAGATGAAGTATTACAGACGCTAGCGCAACAGCCTAACGGAGCGTGGCTTTTGGGTATTGTGGCACTAGGTTTGGTTGCTTATGGGATTTACACAATAATACAGGCGCGGTATCGTCGGGTAGTCAATGTTTAG
- a CDS encoding glycoside hydrolase family 10 protein, whose amino-acid sequence MAIIETRGIWLTTTDSKVLRSKQRIAEAMDFLVETGFNVVFPVVWNKAVTLYPSQTMQQTFGVEIDPMSVGRDPLEEVVVEARRVGLKVIPWFEYGFASSYNLNGGVLLQKKPEWTARDCNGNLLKKNGFEWLNALDSQVQKFFLNLVLEVVKNYDVDGVQGDDRFPAFPSEGGYDEVTVTRYRQKFNCNPPQNLKDRQWLQWRADILTEFLANLYREVKAVNPNLLVAIAPNIHDWAFQEYLQDSPAWLKRGIVDMIHPQIYRRDFRSYQAIADKLVNQQFTDGTLPKLAPGILMKLGSYCISPEYLVQAIEYNRQLGIQGEVFFFYEGLRENNNTLAKLLRNGPYAKSASFPTLSDLSAGGVINKNTSSIWQRLLKKIF is encoded by the coding sequence ATGGCAATAATAGAAACCCGTGGTATCTGGCTGACTACTACTGATAGTAAGGTTCTCAGGTCAAAGCAACGCATTGCCGAGGCGATGGATTTCCTGGTCGAGACAGGATTTAATGTGGTGTTTCCCGTTGTTTGGAACAAGGCAGTAACTCTGTATCCTAGTCAAACAATGCAGCAGACTTTTGGAGTCGAAATTGACCCTATGTCTGTAGGCCGTGATCCTTTAGAAGAGGTAGTAGTTGAGGCGCGGCGAGTTGGGCTGAAAGTCATTCCTTGGTTTGAATACGGTTTTGCCAGTTCCTACAATTTGAATGGTGGTGTACTTTTACAGAAAAAACCGGAATGGACTGCGCGTGATTGTAACGGCAATTTACTGAAGAAAAACGGCTTTGAGTGGTTGAATGCACTCGACTCACAGGTGCAAAAATTCTTCTTGAACTTGGTGCTGGAAGTTGTAAAGAATTATGATGTGGATGGTGTTCAAGGAGACGATCGCTTCCCAGCGTTTCCCTCTGAAGGTGGCTATGATGAGGTAACTGTCACACGCTATCGCCAGAAATTTAATTGCAATCCACCACAGAACCTCAAGGATAGGCAATGGTTACAGTGGCGTGCAGATATTCTCACTGAGTTTTTGGCGAATCTCTACCGGGAGGTGAAAGCGGTGAATCCTAATTTATTAGTTGCGATCGCACCTAATATCCATGATTGGGCATTCCAGGAATATCTGCAAGACTCACCCGCATGGCTGAAGCGGGGAATCGTTGATATGATTCACCCGCAGATTTATCGCCGTGACTTTAGAAGTTATCAGGCGATCGCTGATAAACTAGTAAACCAGCAGTTCACAGATGGGACACTGCCTAAGTTAGCGCCGGGAATACTGATGAAGCTTGGCAGTTATTGTATTAGTCCAGAATATCTGGTGCAGGCAATTGAATACAACCGTCAACTTGGTATTCAAGGAGAGGTATTCTTTTTTTACGAAGGTTTGCGCGAAAATAACAATACCCTAGCTAAACTTTTGCGAAATGGCCCTTATGCTAAGTCTGCATCATTTCCCACTCTGTCAGATTTGAGCGCGGGTGGTGTGATTAACAAGAATACATCTTCAATTTGGCAACGGTTGTTAAAAAAGATTTTTTAA
- a CDS encoding DUF2358 domain-containing protein → MRVEPQFSVEQVIKTLKEDLPTLFEKDISYHIYTDDIYFKDPVNTFKYKFNYRIIFWTLRFHARLFFTQISFDVHEVSQSAEDTILANWTVRGVLRVPWKAGLLFNGYSTYKLNQDNLIYEHIDTWDRKPGEILRQFWQRGGES, encoded by the coding sequence ATGCGCGTGGAACCTCAATTCTCGGTAGAACAAGTAATTAAAACTTTAAAAGAGGATTTACCAACACTTTTTGAAAAAGATATTTCATATCACATTTATACAGACGACATCTACTTTAAAGACCCAGTAAATACATTCAAATACAAATTTAACTATCGGATTATATTTTGGACTTTGCGATTTCATGCTCGGCTATTTTTTACCCAAATTTCCTTTGATGTGCATGAAGTCTCTCAGTCAGCCGAAGACACTATTTTAGCAAACTGGACGGTGCGAGGAGTGTTACGCGTTCCCTGGAAAGCAGGTTTGCTTTTTAATGGCTATTCTACGTATAAGCTCAACCAAGATAATTTGATATACGAGCATATTGACACTTGGGATCGTAAACCTGGGGAGATTTTACGGCAGTTTTGGCAAAGAGGAGGAGAGAGCTAA
- a CDS encoding type II toxin-antitoxin system VapC family toxin: MSNLVTDTHALIWYLEDSSRLSAAANQAFEECERGAIVIYIPTICLVEIVYLQEKGRISADMKSQLDAALIAGTSGMILANLQMR; this comes from the coding sequence ATGTCTAATTTGGTAACGGATACCCATGCTCTGATTTGGTATTTAGAAGATAGTTCGCGTCTTAGCGCTGCTGCTAACCAGGCTTTTGAGGAGTGCGAACGCGGTGCAATTGTTATTTACATACCAACGATTTGCCTTGTAGAAATTGTTTATTTACAGGAAAAAGGACGTATATCAGCGGATATGAAGTCTCAGTTAGATGCTGCATTAATAGCTGGGACTAGTGGGATGATTCTAGCAAATCTACAGATGAGATAG
- a CDS encoding helix-turn-helix domain-containing protein translates to MIFIFNSDIYSQLLSQHQPRIIKTEEENEKFLETVEELLSRSHLTPEEDALLELLVKLIEDFEDKHYQLNSSTSYSRLLHLIEARGLGQADLVEILGSSKIVTKIMNSELEITKKQAEALGKFFHVEASLFIC, encoded by the coding sequence ATGATCTTTATTTTTAACTCAGACATTTACAGCCAACTGCTGTCTCAACATCAACCTCGGATTATCAAGACAGAAGAGGAAAACGAGAAGTTTTTAGAGACTGTTGAAGAACTGCTTTCTCGTTCTCATCTGACTCCTGAAGAAGATGCTTTGCTGGAATTATTGGTAAAACTGATTGAGGATTTTGAAGATAAGCACTATCAGCTTAATTCCTCAACATCTTATTCAAGACTCTTGCATTTGATAGAAGCTAGGGGTTTAGGACAAGCTGATTTGGTAGAAATTCTGGGTTCGAGCAAGATTGTTACTAAAATCATGAATAGCGAACTAGAAATCACTAAAAAACAAGCTGAAGCTTTGGGTAAGTTTTTTCACGTTGAGGCAAGCTTGTTTATTTGTTAA
- a CDS encoding DUF4926 domain-containing protein: MKLLDVVALTEDLPELGLYRGQVGTIVEEYEPEVFEVEFSDLTGKAYAVETLNASQLMTLYHQPIGGKTLLV; encoded by the coding sequence ATGAAGTTATTAGATGTGGTTGCCCTAACCGAAGACTTACCAGAATTGGGATTGTATCGCGGTCAAGTAGGAACGATTGTAGAAGAATATGAACCTGAAGTTTTTGAAGTAGAATTCAGCGACTTAACAGGAAAAGCTTATGCCGTAGAAACTTTAAATGCTAGCCAGCTAATGACTCTATATCATCAACCAATTGGTGGAAAAACTTTATTGGTTTAA
- a CDS encoding DUF6883 domain-containing protein, protein MKLPNPECAIVETDKITGYCLNPEHPEGKHKARVFKSALDLNLDDAEELQAILLQAVVNYDAIPGKRNSYGQKYIIDFPLNRSDKQAIIQSVWIVRNNEGFPRLVTCYVI, encoded by the coding sequence ATGAAACTTCCTAACCCTGAATGCGCTATCGTTGAAACGGATAAAATTACGGGTTATTGTCTCAACCCAGAACATCCAGAGGGAAAACACAAAGCCCGTGTATTTAAATCTGCACTAGACTTAAATTTAGATGATGCAGAAGAATTACAAGCCATACTTTTACAAGCAGTAGTAAATTATGATGCTATCCCTGGTAAAAGAAATTCATACGGTCAAAAATATATCATTGATTTTCCCCTGAATCGTTCAGATAAACAAGCAATTATTCAAAGTGTTTGGATAGTGCGTAATAATGAAGGCTTTCCCCGCCTAGTCACCTGTTATGTAATCTGA
- the uvrA gene encoding excinuclease ABC subunit UvrA has protein sequence MSDQQLAASLNGHLPYPSHNSQNTIRIRGARQHNLKNIDLELPRDRLIVFTGVSGSGKSSLAFDTIFAEGQRRYVESLSAYARQFLGQLDKPDVEAIEGLSPAISIDQKSTSHNPRSTVGTVTEIYDYLRLLFGRAGEPHCPICDRCIAPQTIDEMCDRIMELPDRTRFQILAPVVRGKKGTHRKLLSSLASQGFVRVRINGEIRELSDSIELDKNFTHTIEVVIDRLLKKADIQERLVDSLSTCLKQSGGIAAILVSLLGDDGQEKEEELVFSENFACPEHGAVMEELSPRLFSFNSPYGACPHCHGIGTLRRFAPDLIVPDWEAPVYAAIAPWSEKDNSYYLELLYSVGQIYGFELQTNWGKLTEEQQQILLYGEKDERAAEAQRKQSFKGAIPILQRQYEGGSELVKQKLEQYLIDQPCEVCKGKRLKPEALAVKLGQYGILELTTVSIRDCRERIEQFKLSDRQLQIADLVLREIKARLQFLLDVGLDYLTLDRPAMTLSGGEAQRIRLATQIGSGLTGVLYVLDEPSIGLHQRDNGRLLKTLTKLRDLGNTLIVVEHDEETIRAANHIVDIGPGAGIHGGNIIAQGDFQALLAAEDSLTGAYLSGRRVITTPAERREGNGRSLGIKNAHRNNLQNIDVDIPLGKLVSITGVSGSGKSTLINELLYPSLQHHLTKKVPLPRHLDKIQGLNAIDKAIVIDQSPIGRTPRSNPATYTGIFDAIRDVFSQTVEAKARGYKPGQFSFNVKGGRCEACSGQGVNVIEMNFLPDVYVQCEICKGARYNRETLQVKYKDKSISDVLRMTVEESLDFFQNIPKAIARLQTLFDVGLGYVQLGQPATTLSGGEAQRVKLATELSRRATGKTLYLIDEPTTGLSFYDVHKLLDVLQRLVDKGNSILVIEHNLDVIRCSDWVIDLGPEGGDKGGELIAVGTPEEVAKNTRSYTGQYLKQVLKQYPAVKS, from the coding sequence ATGTCAGACCAACAGCTAGCAGCATCCTTGAATGGACATCTTCCGTACCCCAGCCACAACAGCCAGAATACCATTCGGATTCGGGGTGCTAGGCAGCATAATCTGAAAAATATTGACTTGGAATTGCCACGCGATCGCCTAATCGTATTCACTGGCGTTTCTGGTTCTGGTAAGTCTTCCCTAGCCTTTGATACCATTTTCGCTGAAGGGCAACGTCGCTATGTGGAATCCCTCAGCGCCTACGCACGGCAATTTTTAGGACAACTGGATAAGCCGGATGTTGAAGCTATTGAAGGCTTAAGTCCAGCAATTTCTATTGACCAAAAGTCAACGTCTCATAACCCGCGTTCCACTGTCGGTACGGTGACGGAGATCTACGACTATTTGCGGCTGTTGTTTGGTCGAGCTGGTGAACCCCATTGTCCGATATGCGATCGCTGTATTGCACCCCAGACAATCGATGAGATGTGCGATCGCATCATGGAATTACCAGACCGCACCCGCTTCCAAATTCTTGCACCCGTTGTCAGGGGGAAAAAAGGCACACACCGTAAGCTTTTGTCAAGTCTGGCATCTCAAGGTTTTGTCCGTGTGCGGATCAATGGCGAGATCCGCGAACTGTCAGATTCCATTGAATTGGATAAAAACTTTACCCACACCATCGAAGTGGTAATTGACCGCTTGTTGAAAAAGGCTGATATTCAGGAGCGTTTGGTTGATTCCCTGTCTACGTGTCTCAAGCAATCGGGTGGGATTGCAGCCATTTTGGTGAGTCTGCTTGGTGACGACGGACAAGAAAAAGAAGAAGAATTAGTATTTTCGGAAAATTTTGCCTGTCCAGAACATGGCGCGGTAATGGAGGAACTATCACCGCGATTGTTCTCCTTTAACTCGCCTTATGGTGCTTGTCCGCACTGTCATGGCATCGGGACTTTAAGAAGATTTGCGCCAGACTTGATCGTACCCGACTGGGAAGCGCCAGTTTATGCTGCGATCGCGCCTTGGTCAGAAAAAGATAATTCTTATTATCTGGAATTACTCTATAGTGTGGGGCAGATTTATGGGTTTGAATTACAGACAAATTGGGGCAAGCTGACAGAAGAACAGCAGCAAATTCTTCTGTATGGCGAGAAAGATGAACGAGCCGCAGAAGCACAAAGAAAGCAGAGTTTTAAAGGTGCTATTCCAATTTTGCAACGGCAGTATGAGGGTGGTTCTGAATTAGTTAAGCAAAAATTAGAGCAGTATTTAATCGATCAACCGTGCGAAGTTTGTAAAGGAAAACGGTTAAAACCGGAAGCCTTGGCGGTGAAATTAGGACAATATGGAATTTTAGAATTGACTACCGTATCAATTCGGGATTGTCGGGAGAGAATTGAGCAATTTAAGTTGAGCGATCGCCAGTTACAAATTGCTGATTTAGTCCTGCGAGAAATCAAAGCAAGATTGCAATTTTTGTTGGATGTAGGTTTAGATTATCTCACCCTTGACCGTCCCGCCATGACTCTTTCCGGTGGCGAAGCCCAACGAATTCGTCTAGCAACGCAAATTGGTTCTGGATTAACAGGAGTTCTCTACGTTTTAGATGAACCGAGTATTGGTTTGCATCAACGAGATAATGGCAGATTGCTCAAAACCTTAACTAAATTGCGCGATTTGGGTAATACATTAATTGTTGTTGAACACGATGAAGAAACAATTCGCGCAGCTAACCATATAGTTGATATTGGTCCTGGTGCAGGAATTCACGGCGGAAATATTATCGCCCAAGGTGATTTTCAGGCGTTATTAGCAGCAGAAGATTCTTTGACGGGTGCATATTTATCAGGAAGGCGAGTAATTACCACACCCGCAGAACGCCGAGAAGGAAATGGGCGCAGTTTGGGAATTAAAAATGCCCATCGCAACAATTTACAAAATATAGATGTAGACATTCCATTAGGTAAACTCGTCTCAATCACTGGTGTGTCTGGTTCTGGCAAATCTACCCTGATTAACGAATTACTATATCCATCTCTGCAACACCATTTAACAAAGAAAGTTCCCTTACCGAGACATTTAGATAAAATTCAGGGATTGAACGCGATTGATAAAGCGATCGTTATCGATCAATCTCCCATTGGACGCACACCACGTTCCAACCCTGCAACTTACACAGGAATTTTCGATGCCATTCGAGATGTATTTTCCCAAACAGTGGAAGCCAAAGCTAGGGGTTACAAACCCGGACAATTTTCCTTTAACGTTAAAGGTGGACGTTGCGAAGCTTGTAGCGGACAGGGTGTGAATGTTATTGAAATGAACTTTCTCCCGGATGTTTACGTGCAATGCGAAATTTGTAAAGGTGCAAGATACAACCGCGAAACTTTGCAAGTGAAGTACAAAGATAAGTCTATATCTGATGTTCTGAGAATGACAGTTGAGGAAAGCTTAGACTTTTTCCAGAATATACCCAAAGCGATCGCGCGTTTGCAAACTTTATTTGATGTAGGGTTGGGTTATGTCCAACTAGGACAACCTGCGACTACCTTATCTGGTGGTGAAGCGCAACGGGTAAAATTGGCAACAGAACTATCTCGACGCGCTACAGGTAAGACACTTTATTTAATCGATGAACCGACAACAGGGTTATCTTTTTACGATGTCCACAAATTGTTAGATGTGTTGCAACGATTGGTAGATAAAGGTAATTCAATTTTAGTAATCGAACACAACTTAGATGTAATTCGTTGTTCTGACTGGGTAATAGATTTGGGGCCAGAAGGTGGCGACAAAGGGGGAGAATTGATTGCTGTGGGAACACCGGAGGAAGTTGCAAAAAATACTAGGTCTTATACTGGGCAATATTTAAAGCAGGTGTTGAAGCAGTATCCGGCGGTGAAATCTTAG